From the genome of Aeromonas hydrophila subsp. hydrophila ATCC 7966:
TCACTCATGGGGCACCTCGCTAACGACTGGGGCCAGTATACCCCAGGAAAATCGGGGGTTGAATAATTTGCACACAAAATAGTTGTCAGCCCGCATTTTCGGGATTAGTCTGGATTTACTTTGCACACAAACAAAATCAGAGACCCCGACATGAAGACGCTCTATCGCACTCAAGCCATCGCCCAGGCCGGCCGCAACGGTGAGGTTCACACCCTGGACAACAGCCTGCAGCTGGCACTGGCCCTGCCAACCGCCCTCGGCGGCAACGGCAAGGGCAACAACCCGGAGCAGCTGCTGGCCGCCGGTTATGCCGCCTGCTTCTCCAATGCGCTGATCCACGTGGCCCACAAACTCGGTGCGCCCCTCTCCAGTGCTCCCGTCACCGCCGGAGTCGAGTTGCTGGCGCTGGACGATGGCCGCTTCAACTTCGCCATCACGCTGGACGTAGCGCTCGCCACGACCCAACCTGAACAGGCGGCGCAGGCCGAGCAGATAGTGCGGCTGGCCCACCAGACCTGCCCCTTCTCCAACGCCATGCGGGGCAATGTGGTCACCCGTCTGCTGCTCAACGGCGCCCCGCTGGATGAAACGGCGTGAACCCGTTCAGCCTCAACCCCTTGGAAATAGCCATGCTGGCGACCCGCAGGTTGCCAACCCCCCTCACACTGGAGAAAAAACCATGAATCAGTCCAGCCATCAGATCCAGCTGCTGCGTCGCCCGGTCGGCCTGCCCAGTCTGGCCGATTTCACCCTGACCGAGGTGGCTCTGCCCGAGCTGCAAGAAGGAGAGGTGCGGGTAGCCAACCAGTGGCTGTCGGTGGATCCCTACATGCGCGGTCGCATGAGCGAAGCCAAGAGCTATGTGCCCCCCTTCCCCCTCAACGGCCCCCTCGATGGCGGCGCCATCGGCGTGGTTGAAGCCTCCCGTCACCCGGACTTCGCGGTGGGCGACCGGGTGAGCAGCATGCTGGGCTGGCGCGATCGCTTCGTCGCCAATAGCGCCCAGCTGACCAGACTGCCCGACACCCGCCTGCCACCCCAGCTCTTTCTCGGCGCCCTCGGCATGCCGGGCATGACCGCCTGGACCGGGCTCAACCGCATCGCCAAACTGCAGGCCGGGGAAACCGTGCTGGTGTCGGCCGCCTCCGGCGCCGTCGGTTCCATGGTGGTGCAGCTTGCCAAACGGGCGGGGGCCCGCGTCATCGGCTCCACCGGGTCGGCCGACAAGGTGGCCTACCTCAAGAGCCTGGGGGCCGACGAGGTGATCAACTACCGTGAGACCCCGGATCTCGATGCCGAGCTGGCCCGGCTGGTACCGGAGGGGATCCACGTCTACTTCGAGAACGTGGGGGGCGCCATGCTGGACGCCGCCCTCAACCACATGGTGGTGCACGGTCGCATCGTGATGTGCGGCCTCATCGAGCAGTACAATGGCCAGAGCGAGGCGAGCGGCCCGCGCAACCTCTCCCAGGTAATCCGCAAGCGCCTCACCATGCAGGGGCTGATCGTGTTCGATCACTGGCAGCACTACGGGGAGTTTCTGGCCGAGGTGACCCCGGCCTTCGACGCCGGCACCCTGCAGGCCGAAGAGACCGTCTATCAGGGGCTCGCCAGCATGCCGCAGGCCTTCATCGGGCTGTTCGAAGGGCGCAACACCGGCAAGATGCTGGTCAAGCTGGCGTGATCCGCAGCACTGGCGCCTGACGCCGCAGACTGCTTGCATGACGGGCCCATCCGCCCTAAGGTGGGCCCGTTTTTTATGGTCTGTCTCGTCTTTGCAAGGAGCTCATATGTCTACCCCCTATCCCCGCGTCGGTGTCGGCGTAATCCTCACCAACCGCCAGGGCCAGGTGCTGCTTGGCAAACGCAAGGGCAGCCACGCCCCCTACTGGTCCATCGCCGGCGGCCATCTGGAGCTGGGAGAGACGTTCGAATCGGCAGCGATCCGGGAGGTGGCCGAGGAGACGGGTTTTCAGATCAGCAACCCCAGCGTCATCGCCGTCACCAACAACCTGGAGACCTGGCGTGAGAGCGGCCTGCACTATGTCTCGGTCACCCTGCTGGCCGAGGTAGAGGGAGAGCCCCAGCTGCTGGAGCCGGAGAAGTGCGAAGGCTGGGTCTGGTGCGACCCGCGCAATCTGCCAGAGCCCCACTTCGATGCCAGCCGCCAGTCCATCGCCTGCTGGCTGGCGAATCGTTGCTACCTGCCGACCTCAAGCCACCCGGCGCCATAAGCCATCGCCTACAGGCTGGCCGGCCGTTGCTATATGCCGACCGCCCCCTCCCACGCAAAATAGCCCGTACAGCGGCCCGTCCCACCACGACGGGCCCCACCGCCTCCCCAGCCAGTGCTGGCGTCCCCGTGAGCCCGCCCGCAATCCACCCCGATAGTCATCAAAAAGTCATCCCATTGTCATATCATCTCCACCGTCTGATGGAATGCGCAAAGGGAGCGACGAGGTGGGACAGGTATTCATGCAATTTCTCTGGCTGGGCTGCATCAGTTTTGGCGGGCCGGCCGCCCATATCGGCTACTTCCAGCGCACCTTCGTCGAGCGGCTTGGCTGGCTGACTCAGGCCGAATTCGCCCAGTTGCTGGCCCTCTGTCAGCTGCTGCCGGGCCCCGCCTCCAGCCAGCTCGGCTTTGCCATCGGCCGCCAGCGAGCCGGGCTCGCTGGGGCACTGGCCGCCTTTGCCGGTTTCACCCTCCCCTCCTTCCTGCTGTTGCTGGCCGCCGCGATCGGTCTGGGCCAGCTCGGCAACAACGTCTGGCTCGATGCCGCCCTGCACGGCCTCAAGCTGTTGGCGCTGGTGGTGGTCGCCGATGCGGTGCTCACCATGAGCCGCCAGTTCTGCAAGACGACGCGCAATCAGGGGATCATGGTCGCCACCGCGGCCGCCCTCTGGTGGCAGCCCGGCCTGCTCACCCAGCTCGTCATGCTGGCGGGCGCTGCCCTGCTCTGTGCCCGCATCGGCGCGCCGCAAACACCAGGCCCACAGTCCTCAGCGGCTCAGTCCATCCCTGTGCACCAACCCCACTGGCCTACCCTGCTGCTGTTTGCCCTGCTGTTTGTCGGCCTGCCACTGCTGGGAGGCCCCGTCGGCCAGCTGGTCGCCGACTTCTATCGGGCCGGCAGCCTGGTGTTTGGCGGCGGCCACGTGGTGCTGCCCCTGCTGGCGGAGAGCGTGGGCCACAGCCTCAATCAGCAGCAGTTTCTGACCGGCTACAGCCTGGCCCAGCTGGTGCCCGGCCCCATGTTCACCCTGGCGACCTATCTCGGCGCCCAGTTGCTGCCGACCAGCCCGGTGGGCGGCGCCCTGCTGGCGACCCTGGCGCTGTTCCTGCCCGGCTTTTTGCTGCTGTGGGCCATGGGCCCCTGCTGGCAGAGCTGGCTGGCCCGCCCTCGCCTCGCCGGCGCCGTGGCCGGCATCAACGCCGCCGTGGTGGGTCTGCTGCTGGCGGCGCTCTATCAGCCGGTCTGGCAGAGCGCCGTGCTGGCACCCAGCGACCTGGCACTGGCCGCCATCGGCTTCTACCTGCTGCGGGGACTCAAGCTGCCGATTCTGGCGCTGGCTACCCTGCTGGTGGTCGCCACCCTGCTGCTTGCCTGATACGCCCTGGCTGCGGCCACAAAGAAACGGCCCCCTGCCAAGGCAGGGGGCCGTTTTTGCATGGATGCCGGGCGCCAGACTCAGGACTCGGGATCGAAATCCAGACTCAGGCTGTTGACGCAGTAGCGCTGACCGGTTTCGGTCGGCCCGTCCGGGAAGACGTGGCCGAGGTGGGAGCCGCACTGGCTGCAGGTGATCTCCACCCGCTTCATGCCGTGGCTGCCATCCTCGGTGTAGGTCACGGTCCCCTCGATGGCCCGATCGAACGAGGGCCAGCCGCAGCCCGAGTCAAACTTGGCATCCGAGTGGAACAGCACCTGCTTGCAGCAGACGCACAGGTAGTCGCCGCTCTTGCGGTTGTGGAGCAGGGCGCCGCTGTAGGGACGCTCCGTGCCCTTCTCCCAGCAGACGTGATACTGCTCGGCGCTCAACTGCCGGCGCCACTGCTCGGGGTTGGGGGTGTTGCCGCTCATACTGACTCCTTGCCGTGAATATCGGTGCCCAGCATACCCAGTCAGGGCGCCGCGCTCTACCCCGCCAGCGGGAACTGTGATCCGGTTGGCAACACGACGGCAACATCCGGGGTGGCGACCACTCCCTCCTCGGCCAGCGCCACCGCACTCAGGGCGACCCGCTCCAGCAGCTTGAGGGAATGGGCCCGGCCCACCGCCACCTGCCGCTTGATGTCGTCAGGCAGGAACGGCAGCCCGTCGTTGGTGGCGGTGTCGATGGTCTGGATCCACTCCAGCCCCTCCCCCGGCGGCGGCAGACGGAACTGGATGTCGTAGTCGCTGGCGTTGAACAGCACGTACCAGCGCTCCCCGCCGCAGCCGATCATGCCGATGTCCATGGCGAACGCCTGCCCCATGGGGGCGTGCCAGTCCTGATCGGTGAGCTGATGGCCGTCCGGGTGATACCAGTTGACCTGGTGGCAGCTGCTGGGAGCACCGTTCCAGCTGTCGTCGCTCAGTTGCAGGTTGGAGAAGACGGTGGACTCCGCCCGCAGCGCCAGCATCTGCTGGGTGAAGGCGAGCAGCCGCTCATCCTCCGGCCGCCACTGCCAGTTGACCCAGCTGATCTGGTTGTCCTGACAGTAGGCGTTGTTGTTGCCAAGCTGGCTGCGGCCCATCTCGTCGCCGGCGAGGAAGTGCGGGGTGCCTTGCGACAGCAGCAGGGTGGCGATCAGGTTGCGCTTCTGCTGCTGGCGCAGATTGTTGACCCGCGGATCCAGGGTCGGCCCCTCCACCCCGTGGTTGTTGGAGAGGTTGTTGCCGTGGCCGTCGCGGTTGTCTTCGCCGTTGGCCTGGTTATGGCGCTGGTTGTAGGAGACCAGATC
Proteins encoded in this window:
- a CDS encoding organic hydroperoxide resistance protein, whose translation is MKTLYRTQAIAQAGRNGEVHTLDNSLQLALALPTALGGNGKGNNPEQLLAAGYAACFSNALIHVAHKLGAPLSSAPVTAGVELLALDDGRFNFAITLDVALATTQPEQAAQAEQIVRLAHQTCPFSNAMRGNVVTRLLLNGAPLDETA
- the chrA gene encoding chromate efflux transporter; translation: MRKGSDEVGQVFMQFLWLGCISFGGPAAHIGYFQRTFVERLGWLTQAEFAQLLALCQLLPGPASSQLGFAIGRQRAGLAGALAAFAGFTLPSFLLLLAAAIGLGQLGNNVWLDAALHGLKLLALVVVADAVLTMSRQFCKTTRNQGIMVATAAALWWQPGLLTQLVMLAGAALLCARIGAPQTPGPQSSAAQSIPVHQPHWPTLLLFALLFVGLPLLGGPVGQLVADFYRAGSLVFGGGHVVLPLLAESVGHSLNQQQFLTGYSLAQLVPGPMFTLATYLGAQLLPTSPVGGALLATLALFLPGFLLLWAMGPCWQSWLARPRLAGAVAGINAAVVGLLLAALYQPVWQSAVLAPSDLALAAIGFYLLRGLKLPILALATLLVVATLLLA
- a CDS encoding nucleotide triphosphate diphosphatase NUDT15, giving the protein MSTPYPRVGVGVILTNRQGQVLLGKRKGSHAPYWSIAGGHLELGETFESAAIREVAEETGFQISNPSVIAVTNNLETWRESGLHYVSVTLLAEVEGEPQLLEPEKCEGWVWCDPRNLPEPHFDASRQSIACWLANRCYLPTSSHPAP
- a CDS encoding NADP-dependent oxidoreductase is translated as MNQSSHQIQLLRRPVGLPSLADFTLTEVALPELQEGEVRVANQWLSVDPYMRGRMSEAKSYVPPFPLNGPLDGGAIGVVEASRHPDFAVGDRVSSMLGWRDRFVANSAQLTRLPDTRLPPQLFLGALGMPGMTAWTGLNRIAKLQAGETVLVSAASGAVGSMVVQLAKRAGARVIGSTGSADKVAYLKSLGADEVINYRETPDLDAELARLVPEGIHVYFENVGGAMLDAALNHMVVHGRIVMCGLIEQYNGQSEASGPRNLSQVIRKRLTMQGLIVFDHWQHYGEFLAEVTPAFDAGTLQAEETVYQGLASMPQAFIGLFEGRNTGKMLVKLA
- the msrB gene encoding peptide-methionine (R)-S-oxide reductase MsrB codes for the protein MSGNTPNPEQWRRQLSAEQYHVCWEKGTERPYSGALLHNRKSGDYLCVCCKQVLFHSDAKFDSGCGWPSFDRAIEGTVTYTEDGSHGMKRVEITCSQCGSHLGHVFPDGPTETGQRYCVNSLSLDFDPES